A genomic window from Cucumis melo cultivar AY chromosome 8, USDA_Cmelo_AY_1.0, whole genome shotgun sequence includes:
- the LOC103484786 gene encoding transcription factor SPATULA, which translates to MDHSIPNNCDRNACTSSTWTLPAAATAVSSSSPPDDISLFLQQIMRRSSSSAPHFSLLSPSPSIFSELTCNIRAFTPPTHNIPPPYGQLNAVPDEISAVDSSEQFANSPSSGVLHDPLRPCPTSIPPNASSTSVGASDHNENDEFDCESEEGLEALVEELPTKPNPRSSSKRSRAAEVHNLSEKRRRSRINEKMKALQNLIPNSNKTDKASMLDEAIEYLKQLQLQVQMLSMRNGLSLHPMNSPGSLQYLQLSHMRMDFGEENRSISSDQDRPNQIFLSLPDQKTAPIHPFMSDIGRTNAAETPFDLVPPIQAHLVPFYLSESSKSKEDCSRDLLRDDHQAVNVNVSQSERTPLASCPYNIPETPDLQGLQNGVSVEPCIIERNRSDVLLNYTPEHSLVYPSPFNGIKQEDRLKQ; encoded by the exons ATGGACCATTCTATTCCCAACAACTGCGATCGAAATGCATGTACTTCTTCGACGTGGACTCTCCCCGCCGCCGCCACCGCCGTCTCTTCCTCTTCCCCTCCCGACGATATCTCTCTGTTTCTTCAACAGATTATGCGGCGTTCCTCTTCCTCTGCTCCTCacttctctctcctctctccctctccctcCATCTTCTCCGAGCTCACCTGCAACATTAGAGCCTTCACCCCCCCAACCCATAACATTCCCCCTCCATACGGACAGCTCAATGCAGTGCCGGATGAGATCTCTGCCGTCGATTCTTCAGAACAATTTGCAAATTCCCCGTCATCCGGAGTATTACATGATCCCTTGCGCCCTTGTCCCACATCCATTCCACCCAACGCATCTTCTACGTCGGTTGGAGCTAGTGATCATAACGAAAACGATGAATTTGACTGCGAAAGCGAG GAGGGTCTGGAGGCATTGGTTGAAGAGCTGCCTACAAAGCCCAATCCTCGCAGCTCTTCCAAGAGAAGCAGAGCCGCTGAAGTTCATAATTTGTCTGAAAAG AGAAGGAGGAGCAGAATTAATGAGAAAATGAAAGCTCTGCAAAATCTGATCCCCAATTCTAACAAG ACTGACAAGGCCTCGATGCTAGACGAAGCAATTGAATACCTGAAGCAGCTTCAACTTCAAGTTCAG ATGCTGTCGATGAGAAATGGCTTGAGTTTGCATCCTATGAACTCGCCTGGAAGTTTGCAATATCTCCAACTTTCCCACATGAGAATGGATTTTGGTGAAGAAAACAGGTCAATTTCTTCTGACCAAGATAGACCTAACCAGATCTTTCTCAGTTTGCCTGACCAAAAGACTGCCCCCATCCATCCTTTCATGTCAGACATTGGAAGAACTAATGCAGCTGAAACTCCATTTGATTTGGTCCCGCCCATCCAGGCTCACCTAGTCCCTTTTTACCTGAGTGAGTCCTCCAAGTCTAAG GAGGACTGCAGCAGGGATTTACTGCGAGATGATCACCAGGCGGTGAATGTGAATGTGAGCCAATCGGAGAGAACTCCCTTAG CGTCATGCCCCTATAACATACCAGAGACTCCTGATTTACAAGGATTACAGAATGGCGTCTCAGTGGAACCATGCATCATTGAAAGAAATCGGTCTGATGTGCTTCTAAATTACACCCCAGAGCACAGCCTCGTATACCCTTCCCCTTTTAATGG CATCAAACAAGAAGACCGACTGAAACAATAG